A region of the Gallaecimonas mangrovi genome:
TTTAACGACCCACTCGGAGCCGCCGATAGAGGAAGCGGCTTCAACAGCGGCTTGAGGATTGTCAACGGCGAAGCCTTCGGATACGGGCAAACCGTACTCGGCGAGCAGTTGCTTAGCCTGATACTCGTGCAAGTTCATTATGCTCAGTCTCTTTGCGTGTGTGTGGCAGCTTGGGGCTACCATCCCAAAAAAGGCCTTGCGGCCTTTCAGTCCAGATTTAGGGGGACTGTTAGCCCCCCTTTGCCTGAAAGCTTAAACGTCCAGCAGAAGACGCGTCGGATCTTCCAGCAGTTCTTTAATGGCAACCAGATAGCCAACGGACTCACGGCCGTCAACGATGCGGTGATCATAAGACAGGGCCAGATACATCATCGGCAGGATCTCAACCTGACCGTTAACCGCCATGGGGCGATCCTTGATGGCGTGCATGCCAAGGATAGCGCTTTGCGGCGGGTTGATGATCGGGGTAGACATCAAGGAACCGAACACACCACCGTTGGTGATGGTGAAGTTACCGCCAGTCATGTCTTCAATGGCCAGCTTACCGTCACGGGCTTTGATAGCCAGCTCACGGATGCCTTTTTCGATGTCGGCCAGACTCATTTGGTCGGCGTCACGCAGCACAGGGGTAACCAGACCTTTCGGGGTGGAAACCGCGATGCTGACATCGAAGTAGTTGTGATAAACGATGTCGTCGCCATCGATAGAAGCGTTCACGTCAGGGTAGCGTTTCAGCGCTTCCACTACCGCTTTAACGTAAAAGCCCATGAAGCCCAGTTTGATGTCGTGCTTCTTCTCAAAGATATCTTTGTATTGCTTACGGATATCCATGATGGGCTTCATGTTGACTTCGTTAAAGGTAGTCAACATGGCGGTGCTGTTTTTCGCATCCAGCAAACGCTTGGCAATGGTTTTACGCAGACGGGTCATCGGCACACGCTTCTCAGAGCGGTCGGCCATGGCCGGTGCCGGGGCAGCCGCTTTGCTGCCAGCAGATTTGAGGTACTTGTCTACGTCTTCTTTGGTGATACGGCCACCGACGCCAGTGCCTTTGATACCTTCTGGGCTCAGGCCTTTTTCAGCCAGGGCGCGGCGCACTGAAGGGCTCAGTGCATCAGAGGTTTCTTCGCTGGCAGCGGGGGCAGCTTCTGCCTTGGGCGCGTCCGCTTTAGGGGCTTCGGCAGCCGCCGGCGCTGCAGCAGGAGCAGCACCCGGCTTGAGTTTGGCAATAATTTGCTCAGCAGTGACGGTTTCGCCTTCACCAAACAGAATTTCTTCCAGCACGCCGTCTTCAGGAGCGGGTACTTCAAGAACAACTTTGTCGGTTTCAATATCAACCAGGTTCTCGTCACGGGAGACAGCCTCGCCAGGCTGCTTATGCCAAGTGGCAATGGTAGCGTCTGCTACAGATTCCGGCAGGACGGGTACCTTGATTTCGATGCTCATTACGTTATTCCTTTTGCCTTAATCTTTTACTTCGAGGTTAAGCGCATCAGCGACCAGCGCCTGCTGCTGCTTGGCATGCACAGAGGCGTAACCAACGGCGGGTGCGGCGGACGCTTTGCGACCGGCATAACCCAGGCTGGCACCTTTTGGCAGGGCCTCGCGAATGTCGTGCTGGATAAAGTACCAAGCACCCTGGTTCATTGGCTCTTCCTGACACCAAGCAAATTCAGTGACATGGCTGTATTGTGCCAGCACTTGTTGCACTTCTTCTGCCGGGAAAGGATAAAGCTGTTCGATACGGACGATGGCAATGTCCGAAATTTCGTTCTTGCGGCGTGCATCCAGCAAATCGTAATAAACCTTGCCGGCGCAGAACACCACTTTTTTCACCTTTTTCGGATCCAGGGCGTCGACTTCGCCGATGACGTTCTGGAAGCCTTCGGTAGCCAACTCATCCAGGCTGCTAACAGCCAGCGGATGACGCAGCAGCGACTTAGGTGACATCACAATCAGCGGGCGGCGTACCGGGCGCACTACCTGACGACGCAGCATATGGAATACCTGAGCCGGGGTAGAAGGTACACAAACCTGCATGTTGTTGTCAGCACACAGTTGCAAGAAACGCTCAAGACGGGCACTGGAGTGCTCTGGACCTTGGCCTTCGTAGCCGTGTGGCAGCAACATGGTTAAACCGCACAAACGGCCCCATTTCTGCTCACCGGAACTGAGGAACTGATCAATCACCACCTGGGCGCCGTTGACGAAGTCACCGAACTGCGCTTCCCAGATAAACAGACCACGGGGCTCGGCAGAGCTGTAGCCGTATTCAAAAGCCAGAACCGCTTCTTCAGACAGCACTGAGTCGTAAATATCCAGCTTGCCTTGGTCTTGCTTGAGATGGGCAAGAGGCAAGTACTCGGAGGCATCCGTTTGGTTGTGCAGCACAGCATGGCGGTGGAAGAAGGTACCACGCCCCACGTCTTGGCCGGTGATGCGAACGTGATAGCCCTCATCCAACAAGCCTGCGTAAGCCAGCGTTTCACCCATACCCCAGTCCAGGGCTTTTTCACCTTTGGCCATCAGCAGGCGATCTTCATAGATCTTACCGACTTGACGCTGCAATTTTACATCGTCAGGGATGGTTGCCAGGGTAACGCCAAGTTCGGCCAACTTCTCGGTAGTAAGACCAGAGTTATATTGGGCATCGAACTCTTTGTTGACGTAGGGGTTCCAGTCAGAGCTGTGCTCGGTCATTGGACGCCATTCTTCTACCACGCACTCGCCTTTATCCAGCTGGTCACGGTAGTTGTCAGACAGCGCTTTTGACTCTTCAGCAGAGACACTGCCTTCAGCAGCCAGACGGTCGGCATAGATTGCGCGCGGCGTCGGGTGCTTTTTAATTTGCTGGTACATCAGCGGCTGAGTCGCGCTTGGCTCGTCTGCTTCGTTATGGCCATGGCGGCGATAACAAACCAGGTCAATAACCACATCACGTTTGAAGGTGTTGCGATAATCCAGCGCCAGCTGAGAAACAAAGACCACGGCCTCCGGATCGTCACCGTTAACGTGGAAAATCGGCGCCTGTACCATCTTGGCGATGTCAGTACAGTATTGGGTTGAACGGGCATCATCCTGGCGAGATGTGGTGAAACCAACTTGGTTGTTCACCACAATGCGGATGGTACCGCCAACACCGTAAGCACGGGTTTGAGACATGTTAAAGGTCTCAGCCACCACGCCCTGCCCTGCGATCGCCGCGTCACCGTGTACGGTGATAGGCAACACTTTCGAACCGTCGGTATCACCACGGCGGTCCATACGGGCCCGTACCGAACCCATAACTACCGGGTTAACGATTTCCAGGTGCGACGGGTTAAAGGCCAGCGCCAGGTGCATATTGCCGCCTGGGGTTGCGAAGTCAGAGCTAAAGCCCATGTGATACTTCACGTCACCGCTGCCTAAGGTTTCTTTGTGCTTACCGGCAAACTCATCAAAGAGGTCTTGCGGCTTTTTACCCAGCACGTTAACCAGCATATTCAAACGGCCACGGTGGGCCATGCCAATGACGGTTTCTTTGATGCCGTGCTCACCGGCGCGGCGAATGATTTCCTTGACCATAGGTACAAGGGAATCGCCACCTTCCAAAGAGAAGCGCTTGGCACCGGGGAATTTAGCCCCTAAGTATTTTTCCAAGCCTTCGGCTGCGGTCAGGCTGTTTAAAATGCGGGTTTTATCTTCTTTGCTGAAGCTGCCTTTGCCAGCAACCGACTCCAAGCGCGATTGGATCCAACGCTTTTCCTCGGTATTAACAATGTGCATGTATTCAGCGCCGATGGAACCGCAATAAGTGGTTTTCAGCACCTCGGTCAAGGCGCCCAACTTCATGGTTTCATCTTTGACAGCAAAAGAGCCGACATGGAAGGTTTTGTCGTTATCGCTGCTGTCTAAGCTATGGAAAGCCGGGTCAAGTTCTGCAACACGTTCTTGTTGCCACAGGCCCAGGGGGTCGAGATTAGCGTGTTGATGACCGCGGAAGCGGTAGGCGTTGATCAGTTGCAGGACTTTAACCTGCTTGGCGTCGCCTTCGCCGGAGGAAGAGCTGGTGTAACGTCGGGGTTGAGATGCCATGATCCGGAATTGCTCGCGGATTTGGCTGAAATTGGCTTCTGGATATCCATCCTTAACCTTGGGCAGTTTGTCGAACTCATTTTTCCATTCGACGGGTACTGAACCCGGGTCTTCCAGGTAGCTCTCATAGAGCTCCTCGATGTAGCTGGCATTGCCGCCCGCAAAGGGAGAGGATGCTAGCCACGCCTGCATTGTGCCTTCTTGCATAATGATCCCTTAAACCTCGCGTGTTCTCGCAGTTGGGATTGGCCTTTTAACGACTGCTCTCAATTGCAGCCACGTAACTTCAAAAAAATAGCCACCCCTCGGCAGAGGCGTGGCTATTTAGCTAGCGCTCGGTCCCCAGTCGCAGCTGAGGAAGCACGAGACTAAACAGCCCGCTTAAGCAGCATGGACTTGATATGACCGATAGCCTTAGTCGGGTTCAGACCCTTAGGACATACATTCACACAGTTCATAATGCCGTGGCAACGGAATACGCTGAACGGGTCTTCCAAACCAGACAAACGCTCGTCGGTTGCGGTGTCGCGGCTGTCGGCCAACCAACGATAGGCAGCCAGTAGGCCCGCAGGACCAACAAACTTGTCTGGGTTCCACCAGAAAGAAGGGCAAGAGGTGGAACAGCATGCGCAGAGAATACACTCGTACAAGCCGTCCAGTTTAGCCCGTTCTTCAGGAGACTGAAGATGCTCACGTGCCGGTGGCTGTTTGCTGTCGTTAAGCAAGAAAGGTTTGACCTTCTCCCACTGGGTGTAGAACTGCCCCATATCGACGATAAGGTCGCGAATAACAGGCAGGCCCGGCAGCGGACGGATAACCACTTTGTTGCCTAAGGAAGACAACGGGGTAATACATGCCAAACCGTTTTTACCGTTCATGTTCACACCGTCGGAGCCACAGACCCCTTCACGGCAGGAACGGCGCAGAGACAGCGTCGGGTCTTGTTCTTTCAGACGCAGCAATGCATCCAGAACCATGATGTCGGAACCGTCTGGCACGTCCAGGCTGTAGTCCTGCATGCGCGGTTTGCTGTCGACGTCCGGATTGTACCGGTAGATAGAAAATGCAACTTTCATCCCGTACTCCTTAGTAGGTCCGCGCCTTCGGCTTGAATTTCACCAACTCTTCTTCGGTCAACAAGGTAGGTGCACGGTTAACGTGGCGCTTACCAATACCTTCAGAGGTTGGGTCAAACAAGCTGTGGCACAACCACTCTTCGTCGTTACGATCCGGGAAGTCAAAGCGGGTATGGGCGCCGCGAGACTCGGTACGGAAGTTTGCAGCAACGGCAGTGGCATAAGCCGTTTCAACCAGGTTGTCCAACTCCAGACATTCAATACGCTGGGTGTTGAATTCTTTAGAGTTGTCATCCAGGCGGGCATTTTTAACACGCTCACGGATTTTCTTGAGTTCCTCAAGACCTTCCGCCATCGCTTTACCTTCACGGAATACAGAGAAACTACGCTGCATACAGTTCTGCAGATCTTTTTTGATCTGTACCGGATCTTCGCCGTCTTTATTGCTTTCCCAGCGGTTGAGACGCTCAAGGGCTTTCTCAACGTCTTCTTCGGTTACATTCGGTGCAGGCAATTCTTCAAGTGCCTTGCCAAGGTGCAGACCCGCTGCACGGCCAAAGACCACCAAGTCAAGCAGGGAGTTACCACCCAAACGGTTAGCACCGTGTACGGATACACAGGCAATTTCACCTACCGCAAACAAGCCCACAACCGGCTCATCTTTGCCGTCAACTTGTTTCAGGGCCTGGCCATGAACGTTGGTGGGAATACCACCCATCATGTAGTGGCAGGTAGGGATAACCGGGATAGGTTCTTTAACCGGGTCAACGTGCGCAAAAGTACGAGACAGTTCCAAAATGCCAGGCAAGCGGCTTTCCAGAACTTCTTTACCCAGGTGATCCAGTTTCAGCTTACAGTGAGGACCCATGTGAGGGTCTTCAAAACCGCGGCCTTCACGAATTTCGATCATCATGGAGCGGGCAACAACGTCACGGGACGCCAAGTCTTTGGCGTTAGGCGCATAACGTTCCATAAAGCGTTCACCGTCCTTGTTCAGGAGGTAACCACCTTCACCACGGCAACCTTCGGTTACCAGTACCCCGGCACCGGCGATACCAGTGGGGTGGAACTGCCACATTTCCATGTCTTGTAAGGGGACGCCAGCACGGCTTGCCATACCAACGCCGTCACCGGTGTTGATGTGCGCGTTAGTGGTGGACTGGAAGATACGACCAGCACCGCCGGTAGCCAGCACCACAGCCTTGGATTTGAAATAAACAACATCACCGGTTTCGATGTCGATAGCAGTACAGCCAACCACGTGGCCTTCGCTGTTCTTCACCAGATCCAGCGCATACCACTCAGAAAAAACGGTGGTGTTGTTTTTCACGTTCTGCTGATAAAGGGTGTGCAGCAAGGCATGACCGGTACGGTCAGCTGCAGCAGCAGTACGAGCACCCTGTTCACCGCCAAAGTTTTTAGACTGGCCGCCAAAAGGACGCTGATAAATTTTGCCGTTTTCCAAACGGGAGAACGGCAGGCCCATGTGCTCAAGCTCAAGAATGGCTTCAGGGCCTACGTTACACATGTATTCGATAGCGTCTTGGTCACCGATGTAATCGGAACCTTTAACAGTGTCGTACATGTGCCATTTCCAGTTGTCTTCATGGGTGTTACCCAGCGCCACTGTAATACCACCTTGGGCGGAAACAGTATGAGAGCGGGTTGGGAAGACCTTGGACAGCAGAGCGCAGCTCTTACCTTCTTTAGAAATTTGCAGTGCAGCACGCATGCCGGCGCCACCAGCACCAACAACAACTGCATCGAATTCATAAGTTGGAATGTTCACTTACATACCCCACAGAATGACGAAGCCGCTGATCACATAACCGAACGCGATGATATTCAGAACAAACTGAAGCACGATGCGAAGGCCAGTCGGTTTGACGTAGTCCGTCAAAACCTGCCACAGGCCAATCCAGGCATGAGCAAGAAGGCTGATCAGGGTCAACAGAGTGAAGACCTTAACACCGAGGTGGCCGAAGAAAGCGGTCCACGAGGCGTAAGTCAGGTCGGGGGTAATAACGAGAAAACCAACCAAGAACAACACATACAGTGTCATTACTACAGCGGAAGCTCGTACGATTAAGAAATCATGGACGCCAGTGCGGCCCAGGGTGCCTGCGTTAGTTACCATAGCCACACTCCTGCGAGTACTGAAAGGATAACGGTGATGATGATAGCTGCCCAAGCGGAGGACTTACCGCTTTCGAGCTCTTCCCAGTACCCCATATCCATAATTAAGTGACGGATGCCGCCAACCAAATGGTATGCCAAAGCAGTCAAAATACCCCAAACAATGAACTTGGCAAAAAAGCCAGTCATCATGCTTTGCACAGCAGCAAAGCCCGCTTCAGACGACAAGGACTTAGCCAGCATCCACATCAGGATGGCTACGGCAAAGAACATGATCACGCCAGAAACGCGGTGGAGAATAGACGCAATAGCAGCGATTGGAAAGCGGATGGTCTGCAATTCTAAATTGACAGGTCTTTGCTTTTTCACGATGTCTGCCCACTCGGCTCTTAAAGAGCCTTTGTTGTTGTATAACCAGCTAAACCGGATGGTGGTGCCCTTGGGCTTCACGGCGCATATTCTGTAGGGAGAATATGTCACTGGGTGACTGGGAAGTCAGACAGTTTTCGGAAGCCAGCAAGGCCAACCCGGGCCCAGTATAATGAGGCAAGATGTCAATTTCAACGACTTGAGCCCGATCACAAATTACTCTGTGTTTTGCGGTTTATCAGTACCTTGAAACCGAGTTTTGGCTCGTAATGCAGCCTTTCATAAATTGCAAATATGCTTATACCTATAAAAGCTGCCTGAAAGCTTATTCGACCTTTTCTACAATGAGCTTAAATTGACAAGTCCGACCATTTGCGATTAAAAAGGGCGGCTGTCTGCGACCGCAACATAGACGAATTCACGACCAAAGGAGACATGTTGTATGGCGGAAAAAATAGCCAAACTAATGGTAGAAGGTAAGGAACCCATTGAGTTTCCAGTACTTTCTGGCACCGCCGGCCAGGACGTTATCGACGTCCGGACTTTGGGCAAACACGGTCTTTTCACTTTTGACCCAGGCTTCCTGGCCACGGCATCTTGCGAATCAGCCATTACTTTTATCGACGGTGGCAAAGGTGTGCTTCTGCACCGTGGCTATCCCATCGACCAACTGGCTGAAAAAGCGGAATATCTCGAAGTGTGCTACATCCTGCTCTACGGAGAAGCACCCAGCAAAGAACAATACGAAGAATTCCGTGAAACCGTTAAAACCCACACCATGCTAAACGAGCAGCTGCGTGCTTTCTTCCTGGGCTTCCGTCCGGATGCGCACCCCATGGCTGTTATGTGTGGTGTAACCGGTGCCCTCTCTGCTTTCTATCACGACTCACTGGACATCAGTAACCCACGCCACCGCGAAGTCGCGGCGTTCCGTCTGTTGTCTAAAATGCCAACCATTGCAGCCATGTGCTACAAGCACAGTATCGGCCAGCCTTACATCTACCCACGCAACGACCTGAGCTATGCAGAAAACTTCCTGCATATGATGTTCGCCACGCCGTGTGAAGAGTATAAGGTGAACCCGATTATCGCTGACGCCATGGACAAGATTTTCATTCTGCACGCTGACCACGAACAGAATGCATCAACCTCCACCGTGCGTTTGGCCGGCTCTTCCGGTGCCAACCCCTTCGCGTGTATCGCGGCCGGTATTGCTTCTTTGTGGGGGCCGGCTCATGGCGGCGCCAACGAAGCTTGCCTGCGTATGCTTGAAGAAATTGGTTCAGTTGACCGCATCCCTGAGTTTATTGGCCGCGCCAAAGACAAAGACGATCCGTTCCGTCTGATGGGCTTTGGTCACCGCGTTTATAAAAACTTTGACCCTCGTGCCAAAGTGATGCGTGAAACCTGCCACCAGGTGCTCAAAGAGCTGAACATTAACGACCCACTGCTTGATGTCGCGATGGAGCTGGAGCGTATCGCCCTTTCCGATGACTACTTCGTTGAGAAAAAGCTTTACCCCAACGTCGATTTCTATTCCGGCATCATCCTCAAAGCCATCGGTATCCCCACTTCCATGTTTACCGTGATCTTCGCCATGTCTCGTACCATTGGCTGGATCGCTCACTGGAACGAAATGCATTCTGACCCGACCGCCAAAATTGGCCGTCCGCGTCAATTGTACGTGGGTCATACCCTGCGCGATTTTGCTTCTGAAAAGTAAGCAAGTTGTTAATGAAATAAAAAGAGCGGTTTAACCGCTCTTTTTTTTCGGCAAAGCGTTAGTTTCCTGCTTTGAATTGCCCTGCCCTTCGGTTTTTTCCTGCCAATGAAAAGCGCATGCTGGTTAAGGATGTGTCGCTGTTTTTTTTATGCAGCCACCAGAGTGCTATCGGTTACTAATAAAATAAGTGAGATTTATCAATGCAACTTGCCAAACACCTGATCATTGGTTGTCTTGCGCTGTCGCCTATTGCTGCCGCCATGGCCGCATCTGAAGCGCCGCAAGAACAAACCAAGGCCGCCGCACCCCAGGAAAAAACCGTTGTTACCAAACACGAAACCCGCATTGCCGGTGACAGCATTGACTATAAAGCTACCACCGGTAACTTGCTGATCCGTAACAGCAAAGGTGAAGTAGACGGCAGCGTGTTCTACGTTGCTTATACCGTTAAGAGCAGCAAGCCACGCCCGGTAACCTTCTTGTATAACGGTGGTCCGGGTTCTTCTTCTATCTGGCTGCACATGGGTTCTTTTGGCCCGGTCATGGTAAAAACCGCTAACGGTAAGCCTACCGCTCCGGCCCCTTATGACATCATTAAAAACCCCTACAGCATCCTCAACAAAACCGACTTAGTGTTTGTTGACGCCATGGGCACCGGTTTTTCTACCGGTATTCCGACACCGGAAGAAAAAGAACAAAACAAAGGCAAGAAAGTTGACCCTTCCCAGAAATTCTGGGGTGTGGATGAAGACGTTAATGCCTTCGCGCATTTCATTGAGCGCTACGTGACCGTTAATAACCGTTGGAACGATCCGAAATTCCTGTACGGCGAGTCTTACGGCACTACCCGTTCTGCCGCATTGGTAAACCGCCTGCAAGAAGACGGCATGACCATGAACGGCGTGGTACTGCAATCGAGCATCCTAAACTACAACGAAGAGATGCCAGGTCTGGATA
Encoded here:
- the odhB gene encoding 2-oxoglutarate dehydrogenase complex dihydrolipoyllysine-residue succinyltransferase, coding for MSIEIKVPVLPESVADATIATWHKQPGEAVSRDENLVDIETDKVVLEVPAPEDGVLEEILFGEGETVTAEQIIAKLKPGAAPAAAPAAAEAPKADAPKAEAAPAASEETSDALSPSVRRALAEKGLSPEGIKGTGVGGRITKEDVDKYLKSAGSKAAAPAPAMADRSEKRVPMTRLRKTIAKRLLDAKNSTAMLTTFNEVNMKPIMDIRKQYKDIFEKKHDIKLGFMGFYVKAVVEALKRYPDVNASIDGDDIVYHNYFDVSIAVSTPKGLVTPVLRDADQMSLADIEKGIRELAIKARDGKLAIEDMTGGNFTITNGGVFGSLMSTPIINPPQSAILGMHAIKDRPMAVNGQVEILPMMYLALSYDHRIVDGRESVGYLVAIKELLEDPTRLLLDV
- a CDS encoding 2-oxoglutarate dehydrogenase E1 component translates to MQEGTMQAWLASSPFAGGNASYIEELYESYLEDPGSVPVEWKNEFDKLPKVKDGYPEANFSQIREQFRIMASQPRRYTSSSSGEGDAKQVKVLQLINAYRFRGHQHANLDPLGLWQQERVAELDPAFHSLDSSDNDKTFHVGSFAVKDETMKLGALTEVLKTTYCGSIGAEYMHIVNTEEKRWIQSRLESVAGKGSFSKEDKTRILNSLTAAEGLEKYLGAKFPGAKRFSLEGGDSLVPMVKEIIRRAGEHGIKETVIGMAHRGRLNMLVNVLGKKPQDLFDEFAGKHKETLGSGDVKYHMGFSSDFATPGGNMHLALAFNPSHLEIVNPVVMGSVRARMDRRGDTDGSKVLPITVHGDAAIAGQGVVAETFNMSQTRAYGVGGTIRIVVNNQVGFTTSRQDDARSTQYCTDIAKMVQAPIFHVNGDDPEAVVFVSQLALDYRNTFKRDVVIDLVCYRRHGHNEADEPSATQPLMYQQIKKHPTPRAIYADRLAAEGSVSAEESKALSDNYRDQLDKGECVVEEWRPMTEHSSDWNPYVNKEFDAQYNSGLTTEKLAELGVTLATIPDDVKLQRQVGKIYEDRLLMAKGEKALDWGMGETLAYAGLLDEGYHVRITGQDVGRGTFFHRHAVLHNQTDASEYLPLAHLKQDQGKLDIYDSVLSEEAVLAFEYGYSSAEPRGLFIWEAQFGDFVNGAQVVIDQFLSSGEQKWGRLCGLTMLLPHGYEGQGPEHSSARLERFLQLCADNNMQVCVPSTPAQVFHMLRRQVVRPVRRPLIVMSPKSLLRHPLAVSSLDELATEGFQNVIGEVDALDPKKVKKVVFCAGKVYYDLLDARRKNEISDIAIVRIEQLYPFPAEEVQQVLAQYSHVTEFAWCQEEPMNQGAWYFIQHDIREALPKGASLGYAGRKASAAPAVGYASVHAKQQQALVADALNLEVKD
- a CDS encoding succinate dehydrogenase iron-sulfur subunit, translating into MKVAFSIYRYNPDVDSKPRMQDYSLDVPDGSDIMVLDALLRLKEQDPTLSLRRSCREGVCGSDGVNMNGKNGLACITPLSSLGNKVVIRPLPGLPVIRDLIVDMGQFYTQWEKVKPFLLNDSKQPPAREHLQSPEERAKLDGLYECILCACCSTSCPSFWWNPDKFVGPAGLLAAYRWLADSRDTATDERLSGLEDPFSVFRCHGIMNCVNVCPKGLNPTKAIGHIKSMLLKRAV
- the sdhA gene encoding succinate dehydrogenase flavoprotein subunit, producing MRAALQISKEGKSCALLSKVFPTRSHTVSAQGGITVALGNTHEDNWKWHMYDTVKGSDYIGDQDAIEYMCNVGPEAILELEHMGLPFSRLENGKIYQRPFGGQSKNFGGEQGARTAAAADRTGHALLHTLYQQNVKNNTTVFSEWYALDLVKNSEGHVVGCTAIDIETGDVVYFKSKAVVLATGGAGRIFQSTTNAHINTGDGVGMASRAGVPLQDMEMWQFHPTGIAGAGVLVTEGCRGEGGYLLNKDGERFMERYAPNAKDLASRDVVARSMMIEIREGRGFEDPHMGPHCKLKLDHLGKEVLESRLPGILELSRTFAHVDPVKEPIPVIPTCHYMMGGIPTNVHGQALKQVDGKDEPVVGLFAVGEIACVSVHGANRLGGNSLLDLVVFGRAAGLHLGKALEELPAPNVTEEDVEKALERLNRWESNKDGEDPVQIKKDLQNCMQRSFSVFREGKAMAEGLEELKKIRERVKNARLDDNSKEFNTQRIECLELDNLVETAYATAVAANFRTESRGAHTRFDFPDRNDEEWLCHSLFDPTSEGIGKRHVNRAPTLLTEEELVKFKPKARTY
- the sdhD gene encoding succinate dehydrogenase, hydrophobic membrane anchor protein; this translates as MVTNAGTLGRTGVHDFLIVRASAVVMTLYVLFLVGFLVITPDLTYASWTAFFGHLGVKVFTLLTLISLLAHAWIGLWQVLTDYVKPTGLRIVLQFVLNIIAFGYVISGFVILWGM
- the sdhC gene encoding succinate dehydrogenase cytochrome b556 subunit encodes the protein MVKKQRPVNLELQTIRFPIAAIASILHRVSGVIMFFAVAILMWMLAKSLSSEAGFAAVQSMMTGFFAKFIVWGILTALAYHLVGGIRHLIMDMGYWEELESGKSSAWAAIIITVILSVLAGVWLW
- a CDS encoding citrate synthase, whose amino-acid sequence is MAEKIAKLMVEGKEPIEFPVLSGTAGQDVIDVRTLGKHGLFTFDPGFLATASCESAITFIDGGKGVLLHRGYPIDQLAEKAEYLEVCYILLYGEAPSKEQYEEFRETVKTHTMLNEQLRAFFLGFRPDAHPMAVMCGVTGALSAFYHDSLDISNPRHREVAAFRLLSKMPTIAAMCYKHSIGQPYIYPRNDLSYAENFLHMMFATPCEEYKVNPIIADAMDKIFILHADHEQNASTSTVRLAGSSGANPFACIAAGIASLWGPAHGGANEACLRMLEEIGSVDRIPEFIGRAKDKDDPFRLMGFGHRVYKNFDPRAKVMRETCHQVLKELNINDPLLDVAMELERIALSDDYFVEKKLYPNVDFYSGIILKAIGIPTSMFTVIFAMSRTIGWIAHWNEMHSDPTAKIGRPRQLYVGHTLRDFASEK